The following are encoded in a window of Gemmatimonadota bacterium genomic DNA:
- a CDS encoding thiamine pyrophosphate-binding protein, translating into MPVMNGGEALVRSLHANGVEVVFGLPGAGQYEAIDAIYRQEGMRYITTRNEQAISYIADGYARVSGKPGVGIAVEGPGFFNTTAGLATAFAQSSPVLLVTGDHHGVSIPDRPRHDSRGEYGAYSKWAGRAESPGDVPGLVREAFRQLSTPRKRPVVLEIGPHVFRTEEEVRPVEAASYSPAAGDTGQLARAARLLAESKRPLIWVGAGASEGAPLVRKIAEHLGSPVVSSRSGKGILPSRHPLSLGMFEARFKPLKDRVDECDVILAVGTATDLSARLDGQTVIRIDDDPDEINQDGSHTHGILGDATLSLEDLYDNLTGLSAPRPNVTEDIQAINAHRFGPAEQLQPQGAFMDAMRAAIPDDGIFVGGMNQMGYYGRNYYQSQSPRGYQTSSHHGTLGSVFPVGIGLKIGRPDRAVVVVSGDGGILYNLQELATAVQYGINVVTVVFNDNAYGNVWRAQMEEFDGRVIGTELHNPDFVKLAAAYGARGVLAEDPSQLEAAVGEAAAADAPTLIEVPIGPWERRY; encoded by the coding sequence GTCATGAACGGCGGTGAGGCCCTCGTCCGGTCCCTGCACGCCAACGGCGTCGAGGTCGTCTTCGGACTGCCCGGCGCCGGCCAATACGAAGCCATCGACGCGATCTACCGGCAGGAGGGCATGCGGTACATCACCACGCGGAACGAACAGGCGATCAGCTACATTGCCGACGGCTACGCCCGCGTGAGCGGCAAGCCAGGCGTGGGCATCGCGGTCGAAGGCCCCGGGTTCTTCAACACCACGGCCGGACTGGCCACCGCTTTCGCCCAGTCCTCGCCCGTGCTGCTGGTCACCGGAGACCACCACGGCGTGTCCATACCCGACCGGCCCCGGCACGACAGCCGGGGCGAATACGGCGCTTATTCGAAGTGGGCGGGCCGTGCGGAATCGCCCGGCGACGTCCCCGGCCTGGTCCGGGAGGCGTTCCGCCAGCTCAGCACCCCGCGGAAACGGCCCGTCGTCCTGGAGATCGGCCCCCACGTATTCAGGACCGAGGAGGAGGTCCGCCCGGTGGAAGCGGCGTCATATTCGCCCGCGGCGGGCGACACCGGCCAACTGGCACGCGCGGCCCGGCTGCTCGCGGAATCGAAACGGCCCCTGATCTGGGTCGGCGCCGGGGCGTCGGAAGGCGCGCCGCTGGTCCGGAAGATCGCCGAGCACCTGGGCAGCCCGGTCGTCAGCAGCCGCAGCGGGAAGGGCATCCTTCCGTCACGGCATCCGCTTTCGCTGGGGATGTTCGAGGCGCGGTTCAAGCCGCTGAAGGACCGCGTGGACGAATGCGACGTGATCCTGGCCGTGGGCACGGCGACCGACCTGAGCGCGCGACTGGATGGACAGACGGTGATCCGGATCGACGACGATCCCGACGAGATCAACCAGGACGGAAGCCATACCCACGGCATCCTGGGCGACGCCACATTGAGCCTGGAAGACCTTTACGACAACCTGACAGGCCTGTCCGCGCCGAGGCCCAACGTCACCGAAGACATCCAGGCGATCAACGCCCACCGTTTCGGTCCCGCGGAACAACTCCAGCCCCAGGGCGCTTTCATGGACGCCATGCGCGCGGCGATTCCGGATGACGGGATCTTCGTGGGCGGGATGAACCAGATGGGATACTACGGACGGAACTACTACCAATCCCAGTCCCCGAGGGGATACCAGACTTCCTCGCACCACGGCACACTCGGCAGCGTGTTCCCCGTCGGCATCGGCCTCAAGATCGGACGCCCCGACCGCGCGGTCGTCGTGGTCTCCGGCGACGGCGGCATCCTCTACAACCTCCAGGAACTAGCCACGGCCGTACAGTACGGCATCAACGTCGTGACCGTCGTGTTCAACGACAACGCCTACGGCAATGTGTGGCGGGCCCAGATGGAGGAGTTTGACGGCCGCGTAATCGGCACCGAACTACACAATCCGGATTTCGTCAAACTGGCCGCAGCCTATGGCGCAAGGGGGGTTTTGGCCGAG